A genomic stretch from Solanum stenotomum isolate F172 chromosome 8, ASM1918654v1, whole genome shotgun sequence includes:
- the LOC125875079 gene encoding mitochondrial carnitine/acylcarnitine carrier-like protein, whose protein sequence is MCDELSRCLIWCCLRSASISPISVFSQMDIMKDLTAGTVGGAAQLIVGHPFDTIKVKLQSQPTPLPGQPPKYAGAIDAVRKTVASEGPRGLYKGMGAPLATVAAFNALLFTVRGQTEALLRSEPGAPLTVKQQILCGAVAGTAASFLACPTELIKCRLQAHSALASVGSASVAIKYTGPMDVARHVLHSEGGVRGLFKGMCPTLAREVPGNAVMFGVYEALKQYFAGGMDTSGLGRGSLIVAGGLAGGSVWFAVYPTDVIKSVIQVDDYRNPKYSGSFDALKKILASEGVKGLYKGFGPAITRSIPANAACFLAYEMTRSSLG, encoded by the exons ATGTGTGATGAGCTCTCACGTTGCCTAATTTGGTGCTGCTTGAGATCTGCTTCAATCTCTCCCATTTCCGTCTTCTCTCAG ATGGATATAATGAAGGATTTAACCGCTGGTACTGTTGGAGGAGCAGCACAATTGATAGTTGGTCACCCTTTTGATACCATCAAAGTCAAGCTCCAAAGCCAGCCTACTCCACTTCCAGGGCAACCTCCTAAATATGCAGGGGCCATAGATGCTGTCAGGAAAACAGTGGCTTCTGAAGGTCCAAGGGGGTTATACAAAGGCATGGGAGCTCCACTTGCCACTGTAGCCGCCTTCAACGCTTTGCTTTTCACTGTTAGAGGTCAAACTGAGGCATTGTTAAGGTCTGAACCGGGAGCTCCTCTTACTGTCAAGCAGCAAATCCTTTGTGGGGCTGTTGCTGGAACTGCTGCATCATTTCTTGCCTGCCCGACTGAACTCATAAAATGCAG GTTGCAAGCGCATAGTGCATTGGCAAGTGTAGGATCAGCCTCTGTGGCCATAAAGTATACAGGGCCAATGGATGTTGCAAGACACGTTCTTCATTCAGAAGGAGGTGTAAGGGGTCTCTTCAAGGGTATGTGCCCCACCCTGGCACGAGAAGTACCAGGAAATGCTGTTATGTTTGGTGTATATGAAGCGTTAAAGCAGTACTTTGCAGGAGGCATGGATACTTCTGGGCTAGGAAGGGGTTCTCTTATAGTAGCTGGAGGCTTGGCTGGTGGTTCAGTCTGGTTTGCAGTGTATCCAACAGATGTTATTAAGAGCGTAATTCAAGTTGATGATTATAGAAACCCGAAATACTCTGGCTCTTTCGATGCTCTTAAAAAGATTTTGGCCTCAGAAGGTGTCAAAGGCCTTTACAAGGGGTTTGGACCTGCTATAACGCGTAGCATCCCAGCAAATGCTGCTTGCTTCTTGGCATATGAGATGACTAGATCTAGTTTGGGATAA